From a region of the Chrysemys picta bellii isolate R12L10 chromosome 7, ASM1138683v2, whole genome shotgun sequence genome:
- the LOC101937511 gene encoding prospero homeobox protein 1-like isoform X2 → MCVMGLPTTMSFSGTNLKLERLEEQQLEGPAYQLSLQNQPRGCGDMAGPYPDSDLISQWLRRSVKAKLAEACDSGESSQGDREVPAKRGLDPEGAKDFAWAKRARVENIVCSISSSYRDGGLEEGGTRYGRSRRAQERSQLKQQLEKMREQVFQLQEKLCQIYSGVAQEEGSNVGAAWSQEPGRVGASTQRPGGGSRHPGTLAEALKEELGAAMTQVVDTVVQVFARQQPPPEEPPCSYPSDQTEALPLVVRKSLPRATPELVAGTFPQPMAVPPYVAAFKDRAAGEAYWEGVSLRTKLSSRHLLRPHCALFQLAGPTERQLPKSQATETHHGLEPALYKPSEGLTPGHLKKAKLMFFYTRYPSSGTLKTYFSDVKFNRCITSQLIKWFSNFREFFYIQMEKFSRQALSDGVLSAETLTVTRDSELARVLNQHYNKANDYEIPSKFLEVSQITLREFFSAISRGCDADPSWKKSIYKVICKLECDIPDAFKSPHSLPDTVHE, encoded by the exons ATGTGTGTGATGGG ACTCCCAACAACGATGTCCTTCTCCGGAACCAATCTCAAGCTGGAGCGGCTAgaggagcagcagctggagggcCCCGCCTACCAGCTAAGCCTCCAGAACCAACCTAGGGGCTGTGGTGACATGGCAGGCCCTTACCCTGACAGTGATCTCATTTCCCAATGGCTGCGCAGGAGTGTGAAGGCCAAGCTGGCAGAGGCCTGTGACTCGGGCGAGTCTTCCCAGGGGGACAGGGAGGTCCCGGCGAAGAGGGGTCTGGATCCAGAAGGTGCCAAGGACTTTGCCTGGGCCAAGCGGGCCCGGGTAGAGAACATTGTGTGCAGCATCAGCAGCTCGTACCGTGATGGGGGCCTGGAAGAAGGGGGCACCAGGTACGGCCGCTCCCGCCGGGCCCAGGAACGGAGCCAGctcaagcagcagctggagaagaTGCGTGAGCAAGTGTTCCAGCTGCAGGAGAAACTGTGCCAGATCTACAGCGGGGTGGCCCAAGAGGAAGGAAGCAACGTGGGGGCAGCCTGGTCCCAGGAGCCAGGAAGAGTTGGAGCCAGCACCCAGCGTCCTGGGGGAGGGAGTAGGCACCCTGGCACCCTGGCCGAGGCCTTGAAGGAGGAGCTTGGAGCAGCCATGACCCAGGTGGTGGACACGGTCGTGCAGGTGTTTGCCCGCCAGCAACCCCCACCGGAGGAGCCCCCCTGCAGTTACCCAAGTGACCAGACAGAGGCACTTCCTCTAGTGGTGAGGaagagcctgccccgtgccaccCCTGAGCTGGTGGCCGGCACCTTCCCCCAGCCCATGGCTGTTCCACCATACGTGGCAGCCTTCAAGGACAGAGCAGCGGGAGAGGCCTACTGGGAGGGTGTGAGCCTGCGCACCAAGCTGTCCTCACGCCACCTGCTGCGGCCACACTGTGCCCTCTTCCAGCTGGCAGGGCCAACTGAGCGCCAGCTCCCCAAGAGCCAGGCCACAGAGACGCACCatggcctggagccagccctctACAAGCCCTCA GAGGGCCTCACCCCTGGGCACTTGAAGAAGGCCAAGCTGATGTTCTTCTACACTCGCTATCCCAGCTCCGGGACGCTCAAGACCTATTTCTCCGACGTCAAG TTCAATCGCTGCATCACGTCCCAGCTCATCAAGTGGTTCAGCAACTTCCGGGAGTTCTTCTACATCCAGATGGAGAAGTTCTCACGCCAGGCATTGAGCGATGGGGTGCTCAGCGCCGAGACGCTGACTGTCACCCGGGACTCAGAGCTGGCACGTGTCCTCAACCAGCACTACAACAAAGCCAATGACTACGAG aTCCCCAGCAAGTTCCTGGAGGTCTCCCAGATCACCCTGCGTGAGTTCTTTAGTGCCATCTCCCGGGGCTGTGATGCTGACCCCTCCTGGAAGAAATCCATCTACAAGGTTATCTGCAAACTGGAGTGCGACATCCCCGATGCCTTCAAATCCCCCCACAGCCTGCCGGACACTGTGCATGAgtga
- the LOC101937511 gene encoding prospero homeobox protein 1-like isoform X3, protein MSFSGTNLKLERLEEQQLEGPAYQLSLQNQPRGCGDMAGPYPDSDLISQWLRRSVKAKLAEACDSGESSQGDREVPAKRGLDPEGAKDFAWAKRARVENIVCSISSSYRDGGLEEGGTRYGRSRRAQERSQLKQQLEKMREQVFQLQEKLCQIYSGVAQEEGSNVGAAWSQEPGRVGASTQRPGGGSRHPGTLAEALKEELGAAMTQVVDTVVQVFARQQPPPEEPPCSYPSDQTEALPLVVRKSLPRATPELVAGTFPQPMAVPPYVAAFKDRAAGEAYWEGVSLRTKLSSRHLLRPHCALFQLAGPTERQLPKSQATETHHGLEPALYKPSSQEGLTPGHLKKAKLMFFYTRYPSSGTLKTYFSDVKFNRCITSQLIKWFSNFREFFYIQMEKFSRQALSDGVLSAETLTVTRDSELARVLNQHYNKANDYEIPSKFLEVSQITLREFFSAISRGCDADPSWKKSIYKVICKLECDIPDAFKSPHSLPDTVHE, encoded by the exons ATGTCCTTCTCCGGAACCAATCTCAAGCTGGAGCGGCTAgaggagcagcagctggagggcCCCGCCTACCAGCTAAGCCTCCAGAACCAACCTAGGGGCTGTGGTGACATGGCAGGCCCTTACCCTGACAGTGATCTCATTTCCCAATGGCTGCGCAGGAGTGTGAAGGCCAAGCTGGCAGAGGCCTGTGACTCGGGCGAGTCTTCCCAGGGGGACAGGGAGGTCCCGGCGAAGAGGGGTCTGGATCCAGAAGGTGCCAAGGACTTTGCCTGGGCCAAGCGGGCCCGGGTAGAGAACATTGTGTGCAGCATCAGCAGCTCGTACCGTGATGGGGGCCTGGAAGAAGGGGGCACCAGGTACGGCCGCTCCCGCCGGGCCCAGGAACGGAGCCAGctcaagcagcagctggagaagaTGCGTGAGCAAGTGTTCCAGCTGCAGGAGAAACTGTGCCAGATCTACAGCGGGGTGGCCCAAGAGGAAGGAAGCAACGTGGGGGCAGCCTGGTCCCAGGAGCCAGGAAGAGTTGGAGCCAGCACCCAGCGTCCTGGGGGAGGGAGTAGGCACCCTGGCACCCTGGCCGAGGCCTTGAAGGAGGAGCTTGGAGCAGCCATGACCCAGGTGGTGGACACGGTCGTGCAGGTGTTTGCCCGCCAGCAACCCCCACCGGAGGAGCCCCCCTGCAGTTACCCAAGTGACCAGACAGAGGCACTTCCTCTAGTGGTGAGGaagagcctgccccgtgccaccCCTGAGCTGGTGGCCGGCACCTTCCCCCAGCCCATGGCTGTTCCACCATACGTGGCAGCCTTCAAGGACAGAGCAGCGGGAGAGGCCTACTGGGAGGGTGTGAGCCTGCGCACCAAGCTGTCCTCACGCCACCTGCTGCGGCCACACTGTGCCCTCTTCCAGCTGGCAGGGCCAACTGAGCGCCAGCTCCCCAAGAGCCAGGCCACAGAGACGCACCatggcctggagccagccctctACAAGCCCTCA TCCCAGGAGGGCCTCACCCCTGGGCACTTGAAGAAGGCCAAGCTGATGTTCTTCTACACTCGCTATCCCAGCTCCGGGACGCTCAAGACCTATTTCTCCGACGTCAAG TTCAATCGCTGCATCACGTCCCAGCTCATCAAGTGGTTCAGCAACTTCCGGGAGTTCTTCTACATCCAGATGGAGAAGTTCTCACGCCAGGCATTGAGCGATGGGGTGCTCAGCGCCGAGACGCTGACTGTCACCCGGGACTCAGAGCTGGCACGTGTCCTCAACCAGCACTACAACAAAGCCAATGACTACGAG aTCCCCAGCAAGTTCCTGGAGGTCTCCCAGATCACCCTGCGTGAGTTCTTTAGTGCCATCTCCCGGGGCTGTGATGCTGACCCCTCCTGGAAGAAATCCATCTACAAGGTTATCTGCAAACTGGAGTGCGACATCCCCGATGCCTTCAAATCCCCCCACAGCCTGCCGGACACTGTGCATGAgtga
- the LOC101937511 gene encoding prospero homeobox protein 1-like isoform X1: MCVMGLPTTMSFSGTNLKLERLEEQQLEGPAYQLSLQNQPRGCGDMAGPYPDSDLISQWLRRSVKAKLAEACDSGESSQGDREVPAKRGLDPEGAKDFAWAKRARVENIVCSISSSYRDGGLEEGGTRYGRSRRAQERSQLKQQLEKMREQVFQLQEKLCQIYSGVAQEEGSNVGAAWSQEPGRVGASTQRPGGGSRHPGTLAEALKEELGAAMTQVVDTVVQVFARQQPPPEEPPCSYPSDQTEALPLVVRKSLPRATPELVAGTFPQPMAVPPYVAAFKDRAAGEAYWEGVSLRTKLSSRHLLRPHCALFQLAGPTERQLPKSQATETHHGLEPALYKPSSQEGLTPGHLKKAKLMFFYTRYPSSGTLKTYFSDVKFNRCITSQLIKWFSNFREFFYIQMEKFSRQALSDGVLSAETLTVTRDSELARVLNQHYNKANDYEIPSKFLEVSQITLREFFSAISRGCDADPSWKKSIYKVICKLECDIPDAFKSPHSLPDTVHE, translated from the exons ATGTGTGTGATGGG ACTCCCAACAACGATGTCCTTCTCCGGAACCAATCTCAAGCTGGAGCGGCTAgaggagcagcagctggagggcCCCGCCTACCAGCTAAGCCTCCAGAACCAACCTAGGGGCTGTGGTGACATGGCAGGCCCTTACCCTGACAGTGATCTCATTTCCCAATGGCTGCGCAGGAGTGTGAAGGCCAAGCTGGCAGAGGCCTGTGACTCGGGCGAGTCTTCCCAGGGGGACAGGGAGGTCCCGGCGAAGAGGGGTCTGGATCCAGAAGGTGCCAAGGACTTTGCCTGGGCCAAGCGGGCCCGGGTAGAGAACATTGTGTGCAGCATCAGCAGCTCGTACCGTGATGGGGGCCTGGAAGAAGGGGGCACCAGGTACGGCCGCTCCCGCCGGGCCCAGGAACGGAGCCAGctcaagcagcagctggagaagaTGCGTGAGCAAGTGTTCCAGCTGCAGGAGAAACTGTGCCAGATCTACAGCGGGGTGGCCCAAGAGGAAGGAAGCAACGTGGGGGCAGCCTGGTCCCAGGAGCCAGGAAGAGTTGGAGCCAGCACCCAGCGTCCTGGGGGAGGGAGTAGGCACCCTGGCACCCTGGCCGAGGCCTTGAAGGAGGAGCTTGGAGCAGCCATGACCCAGGTGGTGGACACGGTCGTGCAGGTGTTTGCCCGCCAGCAACCCCCACCGGAGGAGCCCCCCTGCAGTTACCCAAGTGACCAGACAGAGGCACTTCCTCTAGTGGTGAGGaagagcctgccccgtgccaccCCTGAGCTGGTGGCCGGCACCTTCCCCCAGCCCATGGCTGTTCCACCATACGTGGCAGCCTTCAAGGACAGAGCAGCGGGAGAGGCCTACTGGGAGGGTGTGAGCCTGCGCACCAAGCTGTCCTCACGCCACCTGCTGCGGCCACACTGTGCCCTCTTCCAGCTGGCAGGGCCAACTGAGCGCCAGCTCCCCAAGAGCCAGGCCACAGAGACGCACCatggcctggagccagccctctACAAGCCCTCA TCCCAGGAGGGCCTCACCCCTGGGCACTTGAAGAAGGCCAAGCTGATGTTCTTCTACACTCGCTATCCCAGCTCCGGGACGCTCAAGACCTATTTCTCCGACGTCAAG TTCAATCGCTGCATCACGTCCCAGCTCATCAAGTGGTTCAGCAACTTCCGGGAGTTCTTCTACATCCAGATGGAGAAGTTCTCACGCCAGGCATTGAGCGATGGGGTGCTCAGCGCCGAGACGCTGACTGTCACCCGGGACTCAGAGCTGGCACGTGTCCTCAACCAGCACTACAACAAAGCCAATGACTACGAG aTCCCCAGCAAGTTCCTGGAGGTCTCCCAGATCACCCTGCGTGAGTTCTTTAGTGCCATCTCCCGGGGCTGTGATGCTGACCCCTCCTGGAAGAAATCCATCTACAAGGTTATCTGCAAACTGGAGTGCGACATCCCCGATGCCTTCAAATCCCCCCACAGCCTGCCGGACACTGTGCATGAgtga